In the genome of Microbacterium endophyticum, one region contains:
- a CDS encoding GMC family oxidoreductase: MTDTLPREAEYVVVGGGTAGNVVAARLAEAGLDVLVLEAGPDFGAEGSEAWPADLIDATRLGRSHDWGYDSGSTYPWPVRFERARAIGGSSDFNGCTQTWGHRRDYDSWAERGLAGWSADELSPLFDEGTRRMRVRQYRPDELTPWQNAWYEAAPFVGIPQVPDLNNLDEAVGFAPEAVNIQDGVRVNSAFAYLDPARGLHNLTVVGDALVDRVMIDNGRATGVVVRHHGAVHTVYAHTVILAGGTYNSPTILLRSGIGPYSQLAPLDIDVVEHLPGVGENLHDQPFLLMSWEGSDEMTRAMAAARAAGWAPDEQAMGKAASSFEHEAFDLHFLPYSPTHRGDAKRWSIGTSALQPRSRGFVRVQSADPEAKPVIDHRFLSDSEGVDVAMLVEGAEILRELAASPALAPLVGPEIHPGPESFSREALVAHIYRHPDNYWHPVGTCAMGVASDRSAVVDARARVHGIEGLRVADCSIMPQIPRATTAMPAIVVGERVAGFLLEEAMSR, translated from the coding sequence ATGACGGACACCTTGCCGCGGGAGGCTGAATACGTTGTCGTTGGTGGCGGTACGGCCGGAAATGTTGTTGCTGCGCGGCTCGCCGAAGCCGGCCTCGACGTTCTCGTGCTGGAAGCTGGGCCTGATTTCGGTGCGGAAGGATCGGAGGCGTGGCCTGCCGATCTGATCGACGCGACGCGATTGGGTCGTTCTCACGACTGGGGTTACGACTCCGGTAGCACCTACCCGTGGCCGGTGCGATTCGAACGCGCCAGGGCGATCGGCGGGTCGAGTGACTTCAACGGCTGCACCCAGACGTGGGGCCACCGTCGTGATTACGACTCGTGGGCGGAGCGGGGGCTCGCCGGGTGGTCTGCCGACGAACTTTCTCCCCTGTTTGATGAGGGCACGCGCCGCATGCGGGTGCGTCAGTACCGACCTGACGAGCTAACGCCCTGGCAGAACGCGTGGTACGAAGCGGCACCGTTCGTCGGGATTCCACAGGTACCCGACCTCAATAACCTCGATGAAGCTGTCGGGTTCGCGCCTGAAGCCGTCAACATTCAAGACGGTGTGCGGGTAAATTCTGCTTTTGCCTATCTCGATCCTGCGCGGGGCCTGCATAACCTGACGGTGGTTGGCGATGCGCTCGTAGATCGAGTCATGATCGACAACGGGCGTGCGACGGGAGTTGTCGTTCGACACCATGGCGCGGTGCACACCGTTTACGCCCATACCGTGATTCTTGCTGGCGGTACATATAACTCCCCCACGATCTTGTTGCGCTCGGGGATCGGTCCGTATTCGCAGCTCGCGCCGCTCGACATCGACGTCGTAGAGCATCTTCCTGGTGTCGGTGAGAACTTGCACGATCAGCCGTTCTTGCTCATGAGCTGGGAAGGATCAGATGAGATGACTCGCGCCATGGCCGCAGCTCGCGCTGCGGGATGGGCACCCGATGAACAGGCGATGGGCAAGGCGGCATCGAGCTTTGAGCATGAGGCCTTCGACCTTCATTTCCTTCCGTATAGCCCCACACATCGGGGAGATGCGAAGCGCTGGAGCATCGGCACCTCTGCACTGCAACCGCGATCACGAGGCTTCGTCAGAGTGCAGAGCGCTGACCCGGAGGCGAAGCCGGTCATCGACCATCGGTTCTTGTCAGATAGCGAAGGGGTCGATGTTGCCATGCTGGTTGAAGGAGCCGAAATTCTGCGTGAGCTCGCGGCTTCACCGGCACTCGCACCGCTCGTCGGACCTGAGATTCACCCCGGCCCCGAGAGCTTCTCTCGCGAAGCTCTCGTTGCGCATATCTACCGGCATCCCGATAACTACTGGCACCCCGTAGGCACGTGTGCGATGGGGGTCGCGTCAGACCGGTCTGCCGTTGTCGACGCACGTGCGCGGGTACACGGCATCGAGGGGCTTCGTGTTGCTGACTGCTCGATCATGCCGCAGATCCCACGTGCAACGACCGCGATGCCCGCCATCGTTGTTGGCGAACGAGTCGCCGGTTTTCTCTTGGAAGAGGCAATGTCCAGATGA
- a CDS encoding amidase, translated as MTQLTEMDAGALADAIRTRVTSATEVVDAHLRRIERLNPVINAIVSLRAQEALDDARECDRLTARGLSRGAFHGVPMAVKDLMDVTGLRTTYGSRIYADNIARADSVITGKLRAAGTVFVGKTNTPEFGVGSHTFNDVFGVTRNPYDLSRSAGGSSGGAAAAVTSGMLPIADGSDLGGSIRNPASFGNLVGLRPTAGRVASARPGNAWDPGSVLGPIARSVRDAALFMSVVSAPERRAPLSIDEDPSLFLSLQPRSFEGKRIAFSADLGGLPLDTEVRAATEEAARLAERLGAEVVPVDIDMREADFVFETFRSLELLDAHDEDARLRPNLVKQTVKDDISWADDFTADTIVRAASARTQLFRRFQALFEEFDLLLAPCVQVLPFPVDWEYPAEIDGVAMDKYYSWQRSCSRITATAMPALSMPMRFSEAGLPIGVQFVGPYRGDRLLLEYALTWEGAVSDVISRRPFPIEES; from the coding sequence ATGACTCAGCTCACTGAAATGGATGCCGGCGCTCTCGCCGATGCAATTCGCACGAGGGTCACGTCAGCGACAGAAGTCGTGGACGCACATCTGCGTCGCATCGAGCGATTGAACCCGGTGATCAATGCGATCGTGTCACTGCGCGCTCAGGAAGCTCTCGACGATGCTCGCGAATGCGATCGCCTGACCGCACGTGGACTTTCGCGAGGCGCATTCCATGGTGTCCCCATGGCGGTCAAAGACCTCATGGATGTCACGGGGCTTCGTACTACCTACGGATCGCGCATCTATGCCGACAACATTGCGCGCGCGGATAGTGTGATTACCGGAAAGCTCCGTGCTGCGGGGACTGTGTTTGTCGGCAAGACGAACACTCCGGAATTCGGTGTTGGCTCTCACACCTTCAATGACGTCTTCGGCGTCACTCGAAATCCCTACGATCTTTCTCGTTCTGCGGGAGGTTCGAGCGGCGGGGCCGCGGCCGCCGTGACGAGCGGCATGCTCCCTATCGCCGATGGTTCTGATCTTGGCGGGAGCATTCGTAACCCTGCTTCGTTTGGAAATCTCGTCGGGCTGCGTCCGACTGCGGGACGGGTCGCGTCGGCACGACCCGGTAATGCGTGGGATCCGGGTTCTGTTCTCGGCCCCATTGCGCGGAGCGTGCGGGACGCAGCACTGTTCATGTCGGTGGTATCGGCACCAGAGCGTCGAGCGCCGCTGTCCATCGACGAAGACCCATCGCTTTTTCTCTCGCTTCAGCCTCGATCTTTCGAGGGCAAGCGAATCGCCTTTAGCGCTGACCTTGGCGGCTTGCCTCTCGACACCGAGGTCCGCGCGGCGACCGAGGAGGCGGCTCGACTTGCCGAGCGGCTGGGAGCAGAGGTTGTTCCCGTCGACATAGATATGCGCGAGGCCGATTTCGTCTTCGAGACCTTCCGCTCCCTCGAACTGCTCGATGCGCATGACGAAGATGCGCGACTTCGACCGAACCTGGTCAAGCAGACGGTGAAAGACGATATCTCGTGGGCTGATGACTTCACAGCAGACACAATTGTGCGCGCCGCATCCGCGCGTACTCAGCTGTTCCGGCGGTTCCAAGCACTGTTCGAAGAGTTCGATCTCTTGCTTGCACCCTGCGTGCAAGTGCTGCCGTTCCCCGTCGATTGGGAGTACCCGGCTGAGATTGATGGCGTAGCGATGGACAAGTACTACTCGTGGCAGCGGTCCTGCAGTCGTATCACCGCGACAGCGATGCCCGCACTCTCGATGCCGATGCGGTTTTCGGAAGCGGGGCTACCCATCGGTGTGCAGTTCGTCGGGCCATACCGAGGAGATCGGCTACTCCTGGAGTACGCCCTGACCTGGGAGGGCGCCGTCAGCGATGTGATTTCGCGCAGGCCCTTCCCGATTGAGGAGAGCTGA
- a CDS encoding amidohydrolase, which translates to MDCQERIVIAPVLTMDPECPRAEAMGIIGDRIKIVGTYDEVRAAMPDDADEVHHEGVVLPGLIDAHLHMERGGLKALGYAPGIASVDELISEMAERFDDDDWPGEDEPTLEQRVDGLRLVQPFFHALGITGVVDPATTPDEMRGYQEAHRSGYLTMRTVAMPYLEVGSDDTPDVDAVIARLSGTGVSTGFGDDMLRIGPIKVYADGEALKGQAFLEEPWDDGGYVGLQRISDDDLARLVSWCGEHDWGVGTHAVGGAAVAAVIAAYRKAGSAITDRRFQLIHAYLEPSAQSIAAAAELGIVASLQPSIIWHNGRGLRKTLGDRAEVANPVRSWLDAGAIVAFGSDGPFFAFDPRHLMWQTVTRRVANEDQPLSATEAITMGEALAAYTTGAAYASFAEHSRGMLRAGMYADWALWSDDPTAVSVDAVRELRVLHTEVGGRCVYSERSAK; encoded by the coding sequence ATGGATTGTCAAGAGCGTATTGTGATCGCTCCCGTTCTCACGATGGACCCTGAATGTCCACGCGCGGAGGCCATGGGGATCATCGGCGACCGAATCAAGATCGTTGGCACCTATGACGAGGTGCGAGCGGCCATGCCCGACGATGCCGATGAAGTGCACCACGAGGGTGTCGTACTCCCCGGACTCATCGACGCACATTTGCATATGGAGCGCGGCGGACTGAAGGCGCTTGGATATGCGCCCGGCATCGCGAGCGTCGATGAATTGATAAGCGAGATGGCCGAGCGTTTCGATGATGATGATTGGCCCGGCGAGGATGAGCCGACGCTGGAACAGCGTGTTGATGGCCTCCGCCTCGTGCAACCGTTTTTTCATGCTCTCGGGATCACAGGCGTGGTCGATCCTGCGACGACTCCAGACGAAATGCGCGGCTACCAGGAGGCCCACCGGAGCGGCTATCTCACGATGCGTACCGTCGCGATGCCCTATCTAGAAGTCGGCTCTGACGACACACCCGATGTGGACGCCGTCATTGCGCGGCTTTCTGGAACCGGGGTATCGACCGGGTTCGGCGACGACATGCTCCGAATCGGGCCGATCAAGGTCTATGCCGACGGAGAAGCGCTCAAAGGACAAGCGTTCCTGGAGGAGCCGTGGGATGACGGCGGATATGTCGGGCTGCAACGAATCAGCGATGACGATCTCGCTCGGCTGGTCTCGTGGTGCGGAGAGCACGATTGGGGCGTGGGAACCCATGCCGTTGGGGGTGCCGCCGTCGCCGCTGTCATCGCGGCTTACCGCAAAGCCGGCAGTGCCATAACTGATCGACGTTTCCAACTCATCCATGCTTACCTCGAGCCGAGCGCGCAGTCCATAGCAGCAGCCGCCGAGCTCGGGATCGTCGCGTCGCTGCAGCCCTCGATCATCTGGCACAACGGCCGCGGACTCAGGAAAACGCTGGGCGACCGTGCTGAAGTCGCGAACCCGGTGCGCAGCTGGCTAGACGCCGGTGCAATCGTCGCGTTCGGATCCGACGGACCATTTTTTGCCTTCGACCCGCGCCATCTGATGTGGCAGACGGTCACTCGTCGTGTCGCGAATGAGGATCAGCCGCTGAGCGCGACGGAGGCGATCACGATGGGAGAAGCGCTCGCTGCCTACACGACTGGTGCCGCGTACGCGAGCTTCGCAGAGCACTCCAGAGGAATGTTGCGTGCGGGAATGTACGCAGACTGGGCGCTGTGGTCAGACGATCCGACAGCGGTATCGGTAGACGCAGTCCGAGAACTTCGCGTTCTCCACACCGAAGTTGGCGGTCGTTGCGTCTACAGCGAGCGGAGTGCCAAATGA